In Candidatus Sedimenticola sp. (ex Thyasira tokunagai), the following proteins share a genomic window:
- a CDS encoding IS3 family transposase (programmed frameshift), whose translation MKRSRYSESQIISILKEAESGIPVAELCRKHGMSDATFYNWRSKYGGMDVSMMKRMKELEEENRRLKKMYAEERLKAEIVQEALEKKVVKPSRRKEMAKRAVEERHASIRLVCQAFSISETCYRYQAKLSGDNAYIADWLLRMTTTNRTWGFGLCFLYLRNVKGYGYNHKRVYRIYRELELNLRIKPKRRLKRDRPDELSVPRQINDMWSMDFMHDRLNDGRSFRTFNVIDDYNREGLGIEVDLSLPALRVIRSLERIIEWRGEPRAIRCDNGPEYISHQLVEWAAKRKIVLHYIQPGNPQQNAYVERFNRTVRHEWLDQHLFESIVHAQDTATQWLWRYNNERPHMALGGITPAQKLAQAA comes from the exons ATGAAGAGATCACGCTACAGCGAGTCACAGATCATCAGTATCCTGAAAGAGGCTGAAAGCGGTATACCGGTTGCCGAACTCTGCCGAAAGCATGGTATGAGTGATGCCACTTTCTACAATTGGCGCTCCAAATATGGTGGCATGGACGTCTCCATGATGAAGCGGATGAAAGAGCTGGAAGAAGAGAACCGGCGCCTAAAAAAGATGTATGCCGAAGAGCGACTGAAGGCTGAGATTGTTCAGGAAGCCCTTGAAA AAAAAGTGGTGAAGCCATCTCGACGAAAAGAGATGGCCAAACGTGCGGTAGAAGAACGCCACGCCTCTATTCGCCTCGTCTGCCAGGCCTTCAGCATCAGCGAGACCTGTTACCGTTACCAGGCAAAGCTGTCCGGTGATAATGCGTACATAGCAGATTGGCTGCTGCGTATGACAACGACTAACCGCACATGGGGTTTCGGCCTCTGTTTCCTGTATCTACGCAATGTGAAAGGCTACGGCTACAATCACAAGCGCGTATACCGGATATACCGGGAGCTTGAGCTGAACCTGCGAATCAAACCAAAACGCCGCCTCAAGCGGGACAGGCCGGATGAACTGTCAGTACCCCGGCAGATCAATGACATGTGGTCGATGGACTTCATGCATGACCGGCTGAATGATGGTCGCAGCTTCCGCACTTTCAATGTAATCGATGACTACAACCGTGAAGGGCTGGGCATTGAGGTGGACTTATCGTTACCCGCACTTCGAGTGATACGCTCACTGGAACGAATCATTGAGTGGCGTGGGGAACCCAGGGCAATACGTTGTGACAATGGCCCTGAATACATCAGCCATCAGCTTGTGGAATGGGCCGCCAAAAGAAAAATTGTCCTCCATTACATTCAACCAGGCAATCCTCAGCAAAACGCTTATGTGGAGCGATTCAATCGTACCGTGAGGCACGAATGGCTGGATCAACATCTATTCGAATCCATCGTCCATGCACAAGATACTGCGACCCAATGGCTATGGCGTTACAATAATGAAAGACCCCATATGGCGCTGGGAGGAATAACACCAGCACAGAAGTTGGCTCAGGCCGCATAA
- a CDS encoding RHS repeat-associated core domain-containing protein, producing the protein MTCVRLMLTKALFFLLISSPTWGSPLTDLVDRYGLSGGNISIMPEASVEMPDGVFVARFELLRFGPSPFDMTLHLEYRDGSVGKTTLAPGWRLAANPVDGLVAGWRVELDAKDRVVSRYDNAGNRIEYSYTGDGQPASIINQAGQGWRYEYNDEGLLSRIVGSDQRVFEVKRNAKNSLAEVTTYQGAWRFEYGDNLRIERLQGRDGNWTSIRLDERGRVINSSGVDRFTFIYSVSESAHQVVMRRGIEPTRIFRFDPNHRWVTGEIEGGPSVTSRMDSNGQLTEISDSSGRSERYKYDHRLRLTEIIEADGAITKITNGKQGPEQIAGPTGLITVIKYDEEGRVVSSKDGNRESRKSYDGQGRLSARQNPAGGTESYSYSTEGHLGESIGSDKQPLTNQYDKQGRLERITKGVVTTDLKHRPDNRLESVNVNGTTFTQYNYHPAGELKSVEHEGVERRYKWDDKSRLLEIQEGSDGLVKFQYDQSGKLAGYQLGNSTASQFWYNRKGLLELKDLGATRKTFSYDKLGRISEVRNGRGQKIAYEYDQADRLIHVVADDGIYADLAYGPGGKTRRTTSPTAEQTTERDQYGNPVFINDKRFSSPVTIRFADDDRISSIGYAGTTTQYQHEPSGLLKSILLPGGENIQFENRNGKRTLTKLPNGVRIEYARDRSGRTDGITLKSADGTVLDQIHYKFDVYGRVLAEKNRWQIQRDDRGRLSQFNPASNNPEIYRYDLQGNLLSAANAQFEYDSLNRLTKGRNESFVYDADGNLERRSGDNRIKYQWDAMNRLVAVKGSPFGDVSYMYDALGRRIGKGINGNKINYFWLDDHVLFQTDEHGHISRQFFYGQRVDEVLAINIEGDTYFPVQDGLGDIRWLIDMSGRLIATFRFDPWGELLEGNPEWLARVGLGYRGRDYDVETGFYYMRARYYAPSLKRFISVDPEDGELEKPLSFNPYLYALNAPLDYVDPYGTSAETPLDWAGRQIGEGTYAVWRGASWAGGKAYSAAHAVFEPLVAIKQGKFKEKYIDKWRKSAQGTVEKGLDAAGGFTSYREGIEDDPERLETSQADQLRRLNQLQGFVKSVGGKYSPATQRIYEAAEIASNPDTRQALQDAAGWVAKNTEALAQGLIDIPKNATKAQIKNAILGAIKGNKTLKDQLGNLGVRSGLAVDAALDKFADKMAGEMVKHPLAPVEGTVKTQKVPQNVQQMQQAYNQQEARLAVLQAKANSVKGDMDKVRAEAERAKSFAAKVAASTAQVNAAAGLYGAMKSVCAEVMASVQIANTAADNAERYEAQVQRGIAGAQAMAANCKDATTANKISELYSLSEKLAAGVGLQTAKASVAADRVQAGLVKIQAANQKIAAARSLLAEMKTDATNAETASSLAVQAAKTATTNHAAFKTAANSLVGSIDRVAKGVPEDRKQLKNRFTGLLSRAQAIANSVADTSAGDVQGARVAANNAIITEAAASTKLPEASIDCPYSVPDDAVARAEAAYTGALISVGAGAGLPQAAASCLSGTQGGQSGGQQTGNGQQSGGNQGGDSGQSSGGGQSNGGNSGQGNGGGQNTGDSSGGDSGGDSGGDDFDDFDASTDPGMGSGPTGQQVAQSGQSGSQFQTGVPGDGSQSGGRPQGGQAGQQIGSGYTDPGTTSMGTGTEGSSAGGTTGTTTAGTTGSTGTSTTPGQQAGDDWDNYITSGPQVSGTGTSGTTGQSGGSSGTGSTTTSSTSGGSSTGSGGQYSAACNRGDGKIVVTKSFSAGNHISMSSGFASEQEAITWVTNSCSTWRCSKSSGACDTNPGSTSSGVGTYSTGDVTSTYGAVWKRVGCSLGGPHICWGSGGRTMGDGDGDGRVDILLHGSVHWKNVGGSNSPLVK; encoded by the coding sequence ATGACATGCGTTCGCCTGATGCTCACCAAAGCACTCTTTTTTCTGTTGATCTCCTCTCCCACATGGGGCTCGCCGCTAACAGATTTAGTTGATAGGTATGGCCTCTCTGGAGGCAATATCTCAATCATGCCGGAAGCCTCTGTTGAGATGCCCGACGGCGTGTTTGTGGCCCGCTTTGAACTGCTTCGATTCGGTCCATCTCCCTTCGATATGACCCTGCACCTTGAATACCGGGATGGCAGTGTAGGCAAAACCACTCTGGCGCCGGGGTGGCGTCTCGCCGCCAATCCTGTGGATGGCCTGGTTGCCGGTTGGCGGGTCGAGTTGGATGCCAAAGACAGGGTAGTCTCCAGGTACGATAATGCCGGTAACAGGATCGAATACAGCTATACCGGCGATGGTCAGCCGGCATCCATTATCAACCAGGCAGGACAGGGATGGCGTTACGAATATAACGATGAAGGGCTGCTCTCAAGGATCGTAGGCAGTGACCAGCGCGTATTTGAAGTCAAACGCAATGCAAAAAACAGCTTGGCTGAAGTCACAACCTATCAGGGTGCCTGGCGCTTTGAGTACGGCGATAACCTGAGGATAGAGCGTCTCCAGGGGCGAGATGGTAACTGGACAAGTATCAGGCTGGACGAGCGCGGACGTGTGATTAATTCGTCCGGGGTGGATCGTTTTACTTTCATCTATAGCGTCTCAGAGAGCGCGCACCAAGTTGTTATGCGCCGTGGTATCGAACCTACCCGCATCTTTCGCTTCGATCCTAATCATCGTTGGGTGACAGGCGAAATCGAAGGCGGTCCTTCCGTTACCTCACGTATGGACAGCAATGGGCAGTTGACCGAGATCAGTGATTCCAGTGGTAGAAGTGAGCGCTACAAGTATGACCACAGACTCAGGCTGACGGAGATCATCGAAGCTGATGGCGCCATTACAAAGATCACCAACGGCAAGCAGGGGCCTGAGCAGATCGCTGGACCTACCGGCCTGATTACAGTTATTAAATATGATGAGGAAGGAAGGGTTGTCTCCAGCAAAGACGGCAACCGTGAAAGTCGAAAAAGCTACGATGGGCAAGGGCGCTTATCCGCAAGACAGAATCCGGCTGGAGGCACTGAAAGTTATAGCTACTCGACCGAGGGGCACTTGGGCGAATCGATAGGTTCCGATAAACAACCACTTACAAACCAGTATGACAAACAGGGTAGGCTGGAGCGTATAACAAAAGGCGTTGTTACTACGGATCTCAAACATCGCCCCGATAATCGTCTGGAATCGGTCAACGTCAATGGAACAACCTTTACCCAATACAACTACCATCCAGCAGGCGAGTTGAAAAGTGTTGAACATGAGGGGGTTGAACGGCGCTACAAGTGGGACGATAAAAGCCGGCTCTTAGAGATTCAAGAGGGTAGTGATGGATTAGTGAAGTTTCAATATGATCAGAGTGGAAAGCTGGCGGGGTATCAGCTCGGAAATAGCACGGCATCACAGTTCTGGTACAACCGAAAAGGTTTATTGGAGCTGAAGGACCTGGGGGCTACCAGGAAGACTTTCAGCTACGATAAGCTCGGGCGTATCTCCGAAGTACGCAATGGTCGTGGACAAAAGATAGCCTACGAATACGATCAGGCGGACCGTCTCATCCATGTTGTAGCTGATGATGGCATATATGCTGATCTGGCCTACGGCCCAGGTGGAAAAACCAGACGGACCACCTCACCAACGGCAGAGCAGACTACAGAACGGGATCAGTACGGTAACCCTGTTTTCATCAACGACAAACGTTTTTCATCACCGGTAACGATTCGGTTCGCTGACGATGATCGCATCAGCAGTATCGGTTACGCTGGTACTACCACGCAGTACCAACATGAGCCCAGTGGCCTGCTTAAATCGATTCTGCTGCCCGGCGGCGAGAATATCCAGTTCGAAAATCGCAACGGCAAGCGCACACTCACCAAACTGCCCAATGGTGTACGTATTGAGTATGCACGAGACAGATCAGGCCGCACGGATGGTATTACCCTTAAAAGTGCAGATGGCACCGTGCTTGATCAAATCCACTACAAATTCGATGTGTATGGGCGGGTTCTGGCAGAGAAAAATAGGTGGCAGATCCAACGAGATGACCGTGGCCGGCTTAGTCAATTCAACCCAGCCTCCAACAATCCCGAAATCTATCGCTATGATTTGCAGGGTAATTTACTGAGTGCTGCAAATGCACAATTTGAGTATGACTCTCTCAATCGTCTGACCAAAGGCCGGAATGAGTCATTTGTCTATGATGCTGACGGCAATCTTGAGCGCCGCAGTGGTGACAACAGAATTAAATATCAGTGGGATGCGATGAACCGGCTGGTTGCTGTCAAAGGCAGTCCTTTCGGTGATGTCAGCTATATGTATGATGCCCTCGGGCGACGCATCGGCAAGGGTATAAATGGCAATAAAATCAACTACTTCTGGCTTGATGATCATGTGCTGTTCCAGACCGACGAACATGGCCATATCTCTCGTCAATTTTTCTATGGACAGCGTGTGGATGAGGTATTGGCCATCAATATTGAGGGTGATACCTACTTTCCGGTTCAGGATGGCCTGGGCGATATCCGTTGGCTCATCGATATGTCGGGCAGGTTGATCGCAACCTTTCGCTTTGACCCCTGGGGTGAACTGCTGGAGGGCAACCCCGAGTGGCTCGCGCGGGTGGGTCTTGGCTACCGCGGTCGTGATTACGATGTAGAGACCGGATTTTACTATATGCGGGCCCGTTACTACGCTCCATCACTGAAGCGTTTTATCTCCGTTGACCCGGAGGATGGTGAACTTGAGAAACCGCTCTCTTTTAATCCCTACCTTTACGCGCTGAATGCACCCTTGGACTATGTTGATCCCTACGGTACCAGTGCTGAAACTCCCTTGGATTGGGCCGGTCGCCAGATTGGTGAAGGTACCTACGCAGTCTGGCGCGGTGCGAGCTGGGCAGGAGGAAAGGCATACAGTGCCGCCCATGCCGTTTTTGAGCCACTGGTTGCCATCAAACAGGGTAAATTCAAAGAAAAGTATATAGATAAATGGCGCAAAAGCGCTCAGGGGACCGTGGAGAAGGGCCTTGATGCAGCGGGAGGATTTACCTCCTACCGAGAGGGTATTGAAGACGATCCTGAGAGACTTGAAACATCACAGGCAGATCAGTTGCGACGGCTGAATCAACTGCAAGGATTCGTTAAATCCGTCGGCGGGAAGTACAGTCCAGCCACTCAGCGCATCTATGAGGCTGCGGAGATTGCCTCCAATCCGGATACACGCCAAGCACTACAGGATGCAGCCGGCTGGGTTGCAAAGAATACAGAGGCATTGGCCCAGGGTCTTATTGATATCCCTAAAAATGCCACTAAGGCGCAGATAAAAAATGCCATTCTGGGTGCTATCAAGGGTAATAAAACCCTGAAAGATCAACTTGGAAACCTTGGTGTGAGATCGGGACTGGCGGTGGATGCCGCTCTTGATAAGTTTGCGGACAAGATGGCCGGCGAAATGGTTAAACACCCTCTTGCTCCCGTAGAAGGCACGGTCAAGACCCAGAAAGTCCCCCAGAATGTTCAGCAAATGCAGCAAGCCTATAACCAACAAGAGGCACGTCTGGCAGTGCTTCAAGCCAAGGCAAACAGTGTCAAAGGTGATATGGATAAGGTAAGGGCCGAGGCCGAGAGAGCCAAAAGTTTCGCTGCCAAAGTGGCTGCTTCTACGGCACAGGTTAATGCTGCTGCAGGGCTCTATGGGGCGATGAAAAGTGTCTGCGCCGAAGTAATGGCTTCTGTTCAGATTGCAAACACAGCTGCAGACAATGCTGAACGCTACGAAGCACAGGTTCAGAGAGGTATTGCAGGTGCTCAAGCCATGGCGGCAAACTGTAAGGATGCCACAACTGCCAATAAGATAAGTGAACTCTATAGTTTGTCGGAAAAACTGGCGGCGGGAGTCGGTTTACAGACTGCCAAAGCATCAGTGGCAGCCGACCGTGTGCAAGCAGGACTGGTCAAGATCCAAGCTGCCAATCAGAAAATCGCCGCAGCAAGATCTCTACTCGCAGAGATGAAAACAGACGCTACGAATGCTGAGACGGCATCAAGCCTGGCGGTGCAGGCAGCGAAAACGGCAACCACTAATCATGCGGCATTTAAAACTGCAGCAAATAGCCTTGTCGGCTCAATCGATAGAGTGGCCAAGGGTGTGCCCGAGGATAGAAAACAGTTGAAGAATCGCTTCACGGGTCTGCTCTCCCGTGCGCAAGCGATCGCCAATTCTGTTGCAGATACCAGTGCGGGTGATGTGCAAGGCGCCAGGGTGGCTGCAAATAACGCCATAATTACAGAGGCGGCGGCTAGCACCAAACTGCCGGAGGCGAGTATCGATTGCCCCTACAGTGTTCCAGATGATGCTGTAGCGAGAGCTGAAGCCGCCTATACCGGTGCTCTTATCTCTGTTGGTGCCGGTGCGGGGCTTCCTCAAGCTGCTGCAAGCTGTCTCTCTGGAACACAAGGAGGGCAAAGCGGGGGGCAGCAGACAGGTAACGGGCAACAGTCCGGTGGTAATCAGGGTGGTGATTCCGGCCAGAGCAGTGGCGGGGGGCAAAGCAACGGAGGTAATTCAGGCCAAGGTAATGGCGGCGGGCAAAACACCGGAGACAGTAGCGGTGGCGATTCCGGTGGTGACAGTGGCGGAGATGATTTTGATGATTTCGATGCATCCACGGACCCTGGTATGGGATCAGGGCCGACGGGACAGCAGGTGGCACAGTCCGGGCAGAGCGGCAGCCAATTCCAGACCGGTGTCCCCGGCGATGGGAGCCAATCGGGGGGGCGGCCTCAGGGGGGGCAAGCCGGCCAGCAGATTGGAAGCGGTTACACTGATCCCGGTACAACCTCGATGGGAACCGGCACAGAAGGCTCCAGCGCCGGTGGTACCACCGGCACAACCACAGCGGGCACTACCGGATCGACAGGCACATCAACCACACCTGGACAACAGGCGGGTGACGACTGGGATAACTATATAACCAGTGGTCCTCAGGTATCTGGCACGGGTACTTCCGGAACGACTGGGCAGAGTGGTGGAAGTAGCGGTACAGGTTCCACCACAACCTCATCGACAAGTGGAGGCTCTAGCACAGGTAGTGGTGGCCAGTACAGTGCGGCCTGCAATAGAGGGGATGGCAAGATTGTTGTAACCAAAAGCTTCAGTGCAGGCAATCACATCTCCATGTCATCGGGTTTTGCCAGCGAACAGGAGGCGATCACATGGGTGACTAATAGCTGCTCAACATGGCGTTGCAGTAAGAGCAGTGGTGCTTGTGATACCAATCCAGGTTCAACCAGCAGCGGTGTTGGTACTTACTCAACCGGTGATGTGACAAGCACCTATGGTGCAGTCTGGAAACGTGTTGGCTGCAGTTTGGGTGGTCCCCATATCTGCTGGGGTTCAGGTGGGCGCACTATGGGCGACGGTGACGGGGATGGGCGCGTGGATATTCTGCTTCACGGCAGTGTACATTGGAAGAATGTGGGAGGTAGTAACTCGCCACTCGTGAAGTAA